A section of the bacterium genome encodes:
- a CDS encoding Fe-S cluster protein has protein sequence MLRVDEDPRIDAVEDMLPHANCGACGQPGCRPFAEALVGGAAQPAGCSVASPEMRERIAAFLGVGVGEAVKRVARLACAGGTHVAVKRAHYAGAASCGASAQVAGGGKGCFWGCLGLADCERACDFEAIRMDEHALPVVDEALCTACGDCVDACPKDLFEIHPVDHRLWVACRSLEEGDGLLEDCEVGCTACGRCALDAPGLVTMQNGLAVVDYTRPHDDRLAIMRCPTGAIVWLDPESGPQRGTAAPILRKGTRRAGPT, from the coding sequence ATGCTCCGGGTGGATGAGGACCCGCGAATCGACGCGGTCGAAGACATGTTGCCTCACGCCAACTGCGGCGCGTGCGGACAGCCCGGCTGTCGACCGTTTGCGGAGGCACTGGTCGGGGGTGCTGCACAGCCCGCGGGCTGCAGTGTGGCAAGCCCGGAGATGCGTGAACGCATCGCTGCCTTCCTGGGTGTCGGCGTCGGTGAGGCCGTGAAGCGCGTTGCCCGGCTGGCCTGCGCCGGAGGCACGCACGTTGCAGTCAAACGAGCCCACTACGCCGGTGCCGCGTCCTGTGGCGCCTCGGCGCAGGTGGCTGGAGGTGGCAAGGGATGCTTCTGGGGCTGTCTGGGTCTCGCGGACTGCGAGAGGGCCTGCGATTTCGAGGCCATCCGAATGGACGAACACGCCCTGCCGGTGGTCGACGAGGCGCTCTGCACGGCCTGCGGAGATTGTGTCGACGCCTGCCCGAAGGATCTGTTCGAGATTCATCCGGTCGACCACCGCCTTTGGGTCGCCTGCCGCTCTCTCGAGGAGGGGGATGGCCTGCTCGAGGACTGCGAGGTGGGCTGCACGGCCTGCGGACGTTGTGCGCTGGACGCGCCCGGGCTCGTCACGATGCAGAATGGCCTGGCAGTCGTGGACTACACACGGCCTCACGACGACCGGTTGGCCATCATGCGCTGCCCCACCGGCGCCATCGTCTGGCTCGACCCGGAAAGCGGCCCGCAGCGCGGAACCGCCGCCCCGATTCTTCGCAAGGGTACGCGCCGGGCCGGCCCGACCTGA